CGTTATAATGCTCTGGTCAAATTCGGGAAGGGTGGAATTTACAAGCTCCGTTCGGTTCTGGTCTCCCATGAGCGACTTTCTCTATAAATCCGTGGAATCGTTCGGGAGCAAAATAAAAGGACGGCCATTCCATCTGGATCGAAGTATTCCACTCTCCTTATTGCTGGGATTGATGCTCCGGCGCGCCATCTGGCTGATGCGCGGCGTCTTCAAACTTCTATTTCTGCAGCGTCGCGTCGCAACTGTATTTATGGCCAAAGGCGTCAATCTCCGTGGCGCGTCGCTCATTCGTTTTGGCAAAGGCGTGACTCTGGAGCGCGGCGTCATCATTGACGGTCTCATGCGCAAAGGTGTTGTGCTGGGTGACAACGTGAAGATTGGCGCTTACTCGGTGATCGTGGGCGCGCCCGCATCCAACCTCGGTGAAGGCATCAGCATGGGAGCCAATTCCGCCGTCGATGCTTATTCCTTCCTCGGCAGCTCCGGGTTCATCTCCATCGGCGAAAACGTGATCATGGGCCAGCACGTGGGATTTCATCCGGAAAACCACAACTTTGATCGGACTGATATTCCGATTCGCGAGCAGGGCACCACGCGCGTGGGCATCATTATTGAAGACGATGTCTGGGTGGGGTCGAACGCAATTTTTCTCGATGGCGCGCATGTGGGCAAAGGATGCGTGATAGGCGCGGGCAGTGTGGTGCGCGGCAACATTCCACCGTATTCGATAGCGGTAGGCGTGCCGGCAAAAGTTGTGCGTTCCAGAATGCCCGGAGAACAAGTCCCGCATTCGGGCGCGACCGGAGCGGATTGAGGCCGCTGCAATGAAAAATTTCTTTCGCGTGGCGCTGAGTCTTGGAGTGCTCGCCGGTCTTGTGCTGCTGGAATGCAAGCGCCCGTTGCGACGCGATCGTGAATCCAAACTTCGCCGCAATACCCGCAACCTGGCCGTTGCCGCGCTAGGCGCGCTCACCGTGCAACTTCTGGAAGCGCCCGCCGTCCAGCCTCTGGCGCGATCGGTGGAGAAAAGAAGGCTAGGTCTGCTGAAGCAGGTGCACCTGCCACGACCACTTGAGATTGTCACCGCTGTTCTGCTGATGGATTACACGCTCTATCTCTGGCACGTGCTCACGCACCGTGTTCCATTCTTGTGGCGATTTCATGCAGTCCATCACGTTGATCTGGATCTGGACGCGTCCACCGCGCTCCGATTCCACTTCGGCGAACTCGCGGTTTCGATGCCGTATCGCGCCGCGCAAGTTCTGCTGATCGGCGTTGATACTGAAGCGCTCAGTTACTGGCAGCTGTTTCTTTCGCTATCAATCCTGTTTCACCATTCCAATGTCCGTCTGCCTCGCCGATTGGAATCTGCGCTGAGCTGGTTTCTGGTTACGCCGCGCATGCACGGCATTCATCATTCGAATGAACCGGACGAAGCCAATACCAACTGGTCAAGCGGCCTGGCGTGCTGGGACCGTATTCATCGCACTTTTCGGCTCGATGTGCCGCAGGAAGAGATAACCATCGGCGTGAAAGGGATTGATACAGAAGACCGCGTGCGGCTGCCGGAAATTCTTACTCAGCCATTTCGCAACATCCCTGAAGTCGAAGCTTTCTTGCGAGCCCCTGAAGCGGACTAGTCGCTCGCGTTTGCCACGCCGGCTTTTACCACGCGCGGAGAGCCCTTCTGCAACTCATGTTTCGCCAGGGATTCAAGATGGACTTCGTCGGGGCCGTCCGCCAGACGCAGAGTCCTTACGTTGGCCCATGCGCCCGCCAGGAACGTATCCTGTGAAACGCCTGCCCCTCCATGCGCCTGAATCGCGCGATCCAGCACACGCAAAGTCACGTTGGGAGCCAGGACTTTAATCATTGCGATTTCCGCCCGTGCTTCCTTGTTGCCCACGGTATCCATCATGTAGGCAGCTTTCAAGGTGAGCAGTCGCGCCTGCTCAATCTCCATGCGGGATTGCGCAATGTCCGCCCGCAGCGTGCCTTGTTCCGCCAGCGGCTTGCCAAATGCCACGCGCATTTTCACGCGTTGGCACATCGTTTCCAGCGCGCGCTCCGCTACCCCGATGCAGCGCATGCAATGATGAATGCGCCCCGGCCCCAGTCGGCCCTGGGCAATCTCAAAGCCGCGTCCTTCGCCCAGCAGCATGTTTGTTACCGGAATGCGAACATTCTCAAAATTTACTTCACCGTGCCCGTGCGGCGCGTGATCGTAACCAAACACGGTCAGCATCCGCTCAATCTTCACTCCCGGCGCGTCCATGGGCACCAGCACCATGGATTGCTGCTGATGTTTCCTGGCCGTTGGATCGGTTTTGCCCATAAAGATCGCAATCTTGCAGCGCGGATCGCCCGCTCCAGATGACCACCACTTGCGGCCATTCAAAACGTATTCATTGCCTTCACGCCGAATGCTGGCCTGAATGTTTGTCGCGTCTGACGAAGCGACAGCCGGCTCTGTCATGGCGAAGCAAGACCGTATCTCTCCCGCCAGCAGCGGCTTCAGCCAGCGTTCTTTTTGTTCGGGCGTTCCGTAGCGTGCCAGCACTTCCATGTTGCCGGTATCGGGCGCGGAACAATTGAACACTTCCGGCGCAAGAATGCTGCGGCCCATGATTTCGCATAGCGGGGCGTATTCCAGATTGGTAAGCCCTGCGCCCTGGTCGTCATCGGGCAGAAACAAATTCCACAACCCGGCGGCGCGTGCCTTGGGCTTCAGTTCCTCAATTATCTTGGTTGGGGCCCAGCGGTCATTCTCAATTTCCTGGTAGAAGCGCTTCTCGTTCGGATAAATATGCTCTTCCATGAAAGCGCGTAAACGCTGCTGCAAGGATTTGACTTTGTCGGTGTAATCAAAATTCATATTGGCGGTCCTTAAGCGCGGCTTGGGCTTCTATAAGGCTAGTCGATTTACCGTGATTCATCAAATGAATCATTGGAATAGTGTAAAATTTATGGCGTGCATCTGAGCCAGGTCGATCTTAACCTGTTTGTTGTGCTGGAGGCCATTTACCGCGAAGGCAATCTCACGCGCGCGGGCCGCCAGCTCAAGCTCACGCAGCCGGCCATGAGCCACGCGCTCAAGCGGCTGCGCGAACTGCTGCAGGACCCTCTTTTTATCCGTGAAGGCGCCAACATGGTTCCAACGCCGTTCAGCCGCAACATGATTAATGAAGTTCGCCAGGCGCTGCAGATCCTGGAAGTAAATCTTTATGAGAACCGCAATTTTGATCCGGCCCACACGCGGCGTAATTTTCAGATCGGCTTCTGGGAGTTGATGGAATCCACCATTCTGCCTCCGCTGGCAAAAGTTCTGGCCCGCGCGGCGCCGGAGATTTCGATCACTACATTGCGCGTCAAGCGCCGTGAGATTGAGCAGGAACTGGCCAGCGGCACCTTGGACCTTGTTCTGGATGTCCCTATTACCATCAGTGATAACGTTCGCCAGCAGCCGTTATTTTCCGATCGCGTGGTAGTCATGGCGCGCAAGGGGCATCCGGCCGTCGGGAGTGGACTCGATCTCGACACGTATCTCCGGCAGGACCATGTTCTTGTCTCGTCGCGGCGTCTCGGTCCCAGCCTGGTGGATACTGAATTGAACCGCTTGGGCCGCAAGCGCCGGATCGTCCTGCGCTGCCAGCATTATTTTGCCGCCTGCCGCGTCGTCGGTGAAACGGACATGCTGCTGACCATCCCGGAGCATTACGCGCAAATGCTCAACACGGGTTTTGATCATCGGCTGTATCCGTTTCCGTTAAAGAGCCTGCAACAGCTGGAGATTCATATGTACTGGCATGAAAGCGCGGAAAATGATCCGCCGAACCGCTGGCTGCGCGAGCAGATCAAAAAGGTTGTGGATGGAATATTCTCGGAGCCTGCGCCTGAGGTGCGTAGCCGCGCTCGCCGCTCTGAAAAATCGCGGCCCAGGCCGCAACTCATGAGGAGAAGCCCATGAAAGCAGCAGTCTTGCACGAATTGAAGAAACCATTCGTTATCGAGGAAGTTGAACGCCCCAAGCCCGGCCAAGGCGAAGTCCTGATCAAGGTGGAGGCCTGCGGTGTTTGCCATTCTGACCTGCATGTGGCCGAAGGCGATTGGAAACAATTCGGTGGGATCACCAAGCTGCCGCTCATCGTTGGACATGAAGTCGCCGGGAAAGTAGTTGAAGTCGGCCCCGGCGTGAAGGAGCTCAAAGTCGGCGACCGTGTCGGCGTGCCGTGGATTTTCTGGACTTGCGGTGAATGTGAATTCTGCCGTGAAGGCAATGAGAATCTTTGCGTGAAGCAGAAGATTACCGGCGTTACGGTCGATGGCGGCTATGCGGAGTACATCAAAGCGCCGGCTACCCATGCGACAAAAATTCCTGACTCGGTTTCATCCGTGCAGGCCGCGCCGCTCTTTTGCGCGGGTGTTACGGTCTATCGCGCCATCATGCAGGCCAAACCGCAACGCGGACAGCGGCTCGCGGTCTTCGGCGTCGGCGGCCTAGGACATCTGGCGATTCAGATCGGTGTACATCTCGGTCTGGAAGTTTCGGCGGTAGATGTGGCCGATGACAAGCTAGAGTTGGCCAAGACGCTGGGCGCGGCCAATACGTTTAACGCTGCGACATCAAACGTTGTAAAAGAAATGCGCCGTCGCGGCAGCGCCCACATCGTCCTGGTCACGTCAGGCTCCAAAGCCGCGTATGACACGGGGTTCTATTGTGTGCGTCCTACCGGCACTCTGCTTGCCGTGGGCCTTCCGGCAGAGATCTGTTTTCCACCAATCATGATGGCGGCCGGCGAGGTCAACATAAAAGCGTCAGCGGTCGGCACGCGCAAAGATCTGGAGCACGTTTTGGCGCTGGCTGCTCAAGGCAAATTGCACTGCCAGGTGGCCACGCGTCCGCTGGCTGATGTGAATGCAATCTTCGAAGATATGCGTGGCGGAAAAATTTCCGGACGCATCGTTCTCACCATGTAATCATGCCCGAAAGCGACGATGCTGCACGCTGGTTTATATTGGATTCAGGAGCACTTTTGAGGGAATAGATGAGAGAAGCGGTGGTAGTTACAAGCTCGCGCACGGCGCTGGCAAAATCGTTTCGCGGATCGTTCAACGCAACGCGTCCTGACGACCTGGCGGCACACTGCATAAAGGATGTGCTGCGCAAAACGCCGAAACTCGATCTCAGCGAAATTGAAGACGTAATACTCGGCTGCGGGCAGCCGCACGGCCCGCAGGGCCACAACGTAGCGCGCGTCGCCGCCATGCTTGCGGGACTTCCGTCGTCAGTGGCGGGGACTACCGTGAATCGTTTTTGCTCGTCGGGTTTGCAGGCTATTGCCATGGCGGCGCACCAGATCATGCATGAAGGCGTCGACGCGGCAATTGGCGGCGGAGTGGAAAGCATCAGCATGGCGGTCCGCGACGCGAGCCCAAATCCTCTCCTGCAATCAACCATGCCGGGAATTTACATGGTGATGGGCGATACCGCGGAAGTTGTGGCGAAGCGCTACAAGGTCAGCCGGCAGGTCCAGGATGAATATTCTCTGCTTAGCCAGCAGCGCACCGCCCGCGCCCAGCAGGAAGGCTTTTTCAAGAAAGAGATTGCGCCCATCAAGGTAACCAAGTCCGTATTGGACAAGAAGACGAATGAAGTGATCGGCAAAGAAGAAGTGGTGGCCGATAAAGACGAATGCAACCGGCCCGACACTACGCTCGAAGGCCTGCTGGCGCTCAAGCCTCACTTTGATCCGACGAGTGGCCAGGGTTCAGTCACGGCAGGCAATTCGTCGCAACTGTCTGACGGCGCTTCCGCTACGCTACTCATGTCGCGCGAACGCGCTGACCAGCTCGGCATTCCTTATCAACTGGTTTTTCGCGGCTTCCAGGTGTCCGGCTGCAATGCCGACGAAATGGGCATCGGCCCGATTTTTGCCGTGCCCAAACTTCTTAAGCGCGCAGGATTAAAGATGGACGACATCGACATCTGGGAGCTGAATGAAGCTTTCGCCGTGCAGGTTGTGTATTGCTTCCATCATCTCGGCATCGATCCTGAGAAGCTGAACGTGAACGGCGGGTCAATTTCCATCGGTCATCCCTTTGGCATGACTGGATCGCGCATGGTGGGTACTATGGCCAATGAGATGGAGCGGCGGAAACATCGCTATGGCGTGGTGACCATGTGCGTTGGCGGCGGACAGGGAGCAGCCGGTCTCTTTGAGCGGGCTACCTAAGGAGTTTTTATGGCGACGACAACTTCCATTCGTGCGTTCAAGAAAGGCGCGGGGTTTCTGCTGGAAGACACGCCGGCGGAAGAAATTTTTACGCGCGAGCAGCTGAGTGAAGAGCACATCGCCATTGAGCGCACGGTGGAAGAGTTCTGGGCCAATGAAGTGGAGCCGAATCTGCCTGCTATCCGCCAGAAAAAACCCGGCGTCGCGCTGGAAGTACTGAGGAAGTCAGCCAGACTTGGATTGCTCGGCATCTCTGTGCCGGAAAAATTTGGCGGCATGGAAATGGACCTGCCTTCAGTCATGGTGGTGGCCGAAGTGATGGGACGCGATGCGTCGTATGCAGGCTGGCATTCCGCGCACACCGGCATTGGATCACTGCCAATTCTTTTCTTCGGTTCGGAGCAACAAAAAGAAAAATATCTTCCGCGCCTTGTGAGCGGCGAGCTGCTGGCCGCGTATGCGCTCACTGAACCGCTTGCAGGCTCTGATGCGCTGGCTGCACGCACCCGCGCCGATCTGAGCGCTGACGGCAAGCATTACATTCTGAACGGACAGAAGATGTGGATCACCAATGGCGGCGCGGCGGATGTGTTCATCGTGTTTGCCAAAGTGGGTGGAGAGAAGTTCACGGCATTCATCGTGGAACGCGCATTTGGTGGCCTGACCAGCGGCGCTGAAGAACACAAGATGGGCATCCAGGGCAGTTCCACCACCGCCATCTACTTTGACAATGTAAAAGTGCCGGTAGAGAACGTGCTGGGCGAAATTGGTCGCGGACACGTGATTGCTTTCAATATCCTCAATATTGGGCGGCTCAAGCTGGGGCCGGCCGTGATGGGCGCGGCCAAAAGCATTCTTGCCACCAGCATTAAATATGCCAAGCAGCGCAAAGCGTTCGGCGTGGCCATTGCCAGCTTCGGGGCCATGCAGCATAAGCTGGCGGAGATGGCGATCAGGATTTTTGCTACTGAATCCATGGCTTGGCGTGTGGTAGGACTGATTCAAGCACAATTGAGCGGCGCGGAACACGGCAGCGCCGATTCCGCCAAGGTTGAACTCAAGGCCGCTGAGGAATACGCGGCTGAATGCTCAATGGTAAAAGTTTTTGCCGCGGAGATGCTGGATTACGTGGCCGACGAGGGTGTACAGATTCACGGCGGCTATGGATTCCACCAGGACTATGCCGTCGAGCGCTACTACCGTGACGCGCGCATCAACCGTCTTTTTGAAGGCACCAGTGAAATCAATCGTTTGGTGATCTCGGGTATGCCGTTAAAACGTGCAGCACGCGGTCTCCTGCCATTGCTGGAAGCCGCACAAAAGGAATTACGCGACACCAATCGCCAAGATGAAAGCGGCGCTGATCCGGAAACGGGCCTTGTCCGCAATACAAAAAGAATTGCATTGTTTACTCTGGGGGTTGCACATCAGAAACACGGCGCGGACTTGGAGAAACATCAGGAAGTGGTGATGAGTCTTTCTGATCTTTTCATGGAAACCTTTGCCATGGAATCCACTTTGCTCCGCTGCCGGAATCTTGCCGCAAACGGGAACAGCACCGCCAAAGATATCTGCCAGGTCTTTCTTCGCGACGCCATCACCAGGATGCAGGCAGCTTCGCAAAATGTGCTGAGCGCCTGTTCCGGTAACGATCTGGAGCACCACATGACGAGGCTGAGATCGCTGGCGGAATATCAACCGGTGAATGCAATCGCGCTTCGCCGCGGCATCACAGAGCGGCTTCTGGGGAGTGAACGCTACATCTTCTGATCTGCTTTTACCTCTAGCTCTCAATTGACGTTGCTTTTGAAGTGCCCGGGTAAATCCTACCGTGGCATTGCGGCATGAATAAACACAACGCGGAAGAGAGACTTGCCTGGTTGATAAAGGTTTCTCTGGCTTTGTTAAGATCACGCCAAAGGGTTTCCTCAAATCCGGCATAACGTCTTCTCAGTGATGCGGCGAACTCACCTATTGCTGCTTCAAGTTGCCCGCTAAGAGCAATCACTAATCCAAAGGCGTGACGCTGCCCACGCGACGAGCAAGCTCTGGCGCCTTGATTCGACGGCACGTTTCTTCAAAGTTCGGCCGTGGGCCTTTCCACCGAAGGTCCTCGACCGACTCGAACACCGGCACATCAAGCCGCAGGGTTGCCAATGTGCGAAACAGCAGCGCATCATCCCACGCACTGAATAATGATTCCGATAAAGCGCGGGCTCTCTTGATCGAAGGATGCCAAGCCTGCGAATCCTTGGGAATGTCTTCAAGATGAGGATATTGCGATAAGACAAGCGTAGCGGCTTTCAGCCCCCATCCCGCCACGCCGGGGTAGCCATCCGCACTGTCTCCGACTACAGCGAGATAGTCCGGAATCGACTGCGGCCTGACGCCAAACTTTTCCACCACGCCGGCTTCATCGCGCAGGATGTCGCGCCGTCGATCAAGCTGCACAACTCTGTTGCCGGCGACGCACTGGCCCAGATCTTTATCCGGCGTACAGATCAAAACTTGCTCGACGCGCTCATCGTTGGCAGCTTTGGCAGCGGCCGAAGCAAGCGCATCATCGGCTTCAAAGTAAACTTCCGGCCAGACCTTTACGCCCATGGAGTCAAGCGCTTCTTCAAGGATAGAGAACTGCGACAGCAACTCCGGCGGGACACCTTCACTGGTTTTATAGCCGGGATAAAGCTCATTGCGAAAAGATTCGACAACATGGTCCGTGGCAACGCCCAGATGGGTTGTGCCCTTTTCAATCATCGACACGACGGAAGCGAGAACGCCACGCACCGCGCCGATTTCCTGTCCGCTCGCGTCTGTTGCCGAGGGCACGGCAAAAAAGTGGCGGAACAGTTCGTAGGTGCCGTCGATCAGATAAACATCCATGAAGAAGCGATGTTATATGAACCGCTTGCTTTGTGCTTTGTCGTTACTCGGTTCGCAAGGGCTTTCATGGTCGAAATGGATGCCGCACGGCGGGAAGGAATCACGGCGGCGAAAAATGCTCAGCGATTTGTCTTTGTGCAATCCACGACATGGAGCGGCATCCCGCAGATGTCGCAGCTTGCCGCTGTTCCGCACGGCAGCCTGCTGCTATTTTCGATGAAAGAAAGGATAATATGCTGGCCCACCGGAAAAGAACAATCGCGCTTGTGCTGCTGCTGATTTTCAGTGTTTCCTGGCTGCATGCCTCCGGCAAGAAGATGTGGACAGTCAGTGTCGCCAAATTGGGTTATCGCGGCGATGCCTGGCGGACGATCGTGCGCTGGCGGGGAAACTATATCGTGATCGGTTCGGTCAAGTTCATTCCCGACCCAGAAAAAAACCAGTGCATCGTCTCTTTCGATCCGAAGCAGCCTTTGCTGGTGTTCGATGTTGCGGCCCACAAGCAGGTCCCTGCGGAAGTCCTTGGCAGCCTGGAACAGGAGTGGGAGCCGCCGCACACGCGCAGGCGCTTGCCGTGCTCAGCTGACAAATACGGTATCCCTGAGACCTGGATCCTGCCCTTAACGGATGATCTCGATTACCGTCCTGATTACGAGAAAGACCTCATCACTGTTCTCGATAAGAGTCAAAGAGAGAAATACCGTATTTCACCCGCGCAGTTTGGGTGCTGGAGCGGATGCGTCACTTCCAGCCGGGCGGGAAACAGGTTTGCCATACTCGACAAAGGCCAGACTGTGGGTGGCTGGATCATCCAGCATACGGAAAATCTTGGAGCTGACGACATCTACACTGACAAGAAACGCATTCGGGTCTATGACGCGCAGAACGGCAAAAAGCTTTACCAGGTCTCCTGGTCGGAGCCCACGAATTGCAGGCATGACATTATCGATATGAGTGAGCGGGTCGCGTTCTCCGATGACGGCGATATGCTCGCTATTCTTGACGATGAAGGGGTGCTGCGTGTGGTCCGCATTTCTGAGCAGTAGAGCGTGTCCTTCAATGCCCGGTACAAGGCCCGAATGACGGTTCGCGAGTTTACCACTTAGCGGCTACTCCGTTCTTAGCGCTTTCATCGGCGAAATGGAGACCGCGCGGCGAGCCGGAATCACGGCCGCGAAAAATGCCGAGAACTAGCCCGACGAATACGCGCCTGGACGCTCCAGCAAGCACCATTTGAACCACGTTGATCCGGTCAGCACCCAACTCCATGCGAATGACAATCTCTTGTGTCCGCTGTGCGCCCGTGTAGGCGGTGACGCCGTACAACCCGGACTGCGGCCAACAAAAGGACACGATGCCGAAAAGTCCCGCGAGACTAGCACTCTATTACCATGTTCTTAAGGATATTTACGTAGGACAGTGAATACTTCTGGCCGCTTTCTTCGGAGACTTGACCATGACCGATATCGCCCGGCTGTTTCAAGCATTTCTTGCTCCCGCCATCTTCGTTTCGGCGACTGCCTTGCTGGCGCTCTCAATCAATGTCCGCCTGATGGGTATCGTGAGCCGACTCAGGCAGTATGTGCATGCGCGGCATGATGCCGCCAAAAATGGCCGCCTGCAGGAGGCCGATGCATACACGGCGCAGATCACGCTCATCGAGGAACGCGCAAGTATGATCAGGCGGTGCTTCCTTCTGGTGCTGATTGCCCTTGCCGCGACGCTAGGCTCTTGTCTCCTGCTGGGACTGGGTCTCTACTGGCAGCAGGCCGCGGAAGGAGCAGTGATTATTTTTGTCCTGGCAATGCTCAGCCTGCTGTCAGGAACCTTTTATTACATTCGGGAAGTCAGTGTTTCCTTAAGCTCGGTACGCCTTGAAGCATCCGACTCACGGTTCATGGACCTGGGTTCGCAACCCGAGGTAGGCAGACGCGATCCGCTCTAAATATCTTTTATATCTTTTATTTTTGCCAGATGGCATTGATTTGCGGTGCGGCGATGGCGCTTGCGTCACTATAGTTGGGCGGCGTCATTTACCATTGATATCCTGAGAACTTAAAAACTTTATTTATGGTCAGCCTTAAAGACATACAAAATGCCCGTTTATTGCTCCGCGAAGTCGCGGTGCGTACGCCTCTAGTGCTTTGCAAACTGCCGAATGACCCGCAAATGCAAAAGAACGATCGGCAGATTTTTATCAAGCCGGAAAACCTTCAGCCCGTAGGATCGTTTAAGCTGCGCGGGGCTTACAACAAGATCTCGTCGCTCTCGGCAGAAGAGCGCAAGCGCGGCGTGGTGGCGCATTCCAGTGGCAATCATGCGCAGGGCGTGGCGTTTGCAGCGCGAGCGCTGGGCGTGAAAGCGACGATTGTGATGCCTGCAGCGGCGCCCAAGATCAAGCTGGACGCAACGCGCGCCATGGGCGCTGAAGTTGTTCTGGTGGGGCCAATAAGTGACGATCGCATCAAGAAAGCAGAAGAGCTTGAGCGGGACCGCGGGCTGGTTCCGGTGCCGCCGTATGACGACGAAAAGATTGTGGCCGGACAAGGAACGATCGGACTGGAAATCTTTGAGGACATGGCTGACGTTGAGCTGGTGCTGGTCCCGGTTGGCGGCGGAGGCCTGATCAGCGGCGTTGCCACGGCGATCAAGGAATCGAAGCCCAAAGCCAAAGTGATTGGCGTGGAACCGGAGTTTGCCGCTGACGCGCAGGCCAGTCTGCGATCGGGAAAGATACAGTCCATCTCCGGTGAGAGCGCGGCGCGCACCGCTGCTGATGGGTTGCGGTCACAAAGTATTGGCGAGATTAATTTTGAGCACATCCGCAAATATGTGGATGAAATCATTACGGTGACGGAAGACGAGATCAGGCGGGCGATGCGGCGATTGCTGTTTTCCGCCCGCGTACTGGCTGAGCCCAGCGGCGCTGTGACAACGGCGGCTGCCATGTTTCACGCGGACGAACTTCCCGCAGGCAAGACCGTGGCCGTGCTGACCGGTGGCAACATTGAACCGCAGCTTTTTTCTGACATCATTCTGCAAACCGTGTAAGGTAAACCATGGTGACAAACCGCAAAATATCTGGCTTTTTTTTAGTGGTGGCGCTTGCGGCCGGGGGCGCTTTGCTGTCCAAAGCTTTTGCGGTTGAGCTTTTTGCCGCAGAAAATGAGCACGCGACGCTGATTCGCGAGGAATCGCTGTCTGCTTCAGCCGGTGCGAATGCGCAGAAAACGGCGCAGGTTGGGCGCGGTTCCGCGCTCACGATCCTGGAGCGCAGCCAGGCTGACGGACAGCCTTGGATAAAAATATCCATGGCGGCAGACCAGCAGGCGCAGGTGAGCAGGGAAGTAACGGGCTGGATGCCAGCAAAGGCGATCATTACGCCTTCCACCGCGAGCGGCGACGAAATCATTTTTGGCCAGGCTGTGGATTCTGAACGGCAGGCGGAAGAGCGTGGCGGACGCAAAGGCGCGGCCGACGATGCATGGCGCTTGTACTCGCGCGTGGCGGAACTATTTCCGGGATCGCCGCTGGCTGCGGAAGCCATGTGGCGCGGCGCGGACATACGCTGGCAGTTGGCGAAGACAGACTTCGTCCGATCGGGCAAGCCGATGGAAGAAAAATATTTGAGGGAAGTCATCGCGAAGTATCCGCAGTCAAAGCAGGCGGAGCTGGCCGCGTATGACCTGCTCGAGAGCCAGATGTGCCAGGAGTGGCGCGGGCAGTCCGAGTGTCCTACGAAAGAAGCAGCGGTGTATGAGCAGTATGCGCGTGAGCATCCGCAGTCGCCCAAGGCGGCGGAGGCTTTATATAACGCTGCGTGGCGGCAGGCGTCCCTCACTGATATCTACCGCATTAATAATGATCGCGACAAGAGCGACGTGGCGCGCAAGAAAGGCATTGCGCTGGCGCAGCAGATACAGAGCCAGCAGCAAGACCAGGATTGGAAGACGCGAGCGACCGACCTGATCTACAAGCTGGAAAAGAAAATCCCGATCTATGGCGTGGCCGTGGTGGATACA
The genomic region above belongs to Terriglobia bacterium and contains:
- a CDS encoding flap endonuclease — translated: MDVYLIDGTYELFRHFFAVPSATDASGQEIGAVRGVLASVVSMIEKGTTHLGVATDHVVESFRNELYPGYKTSEGVPPELLSQFSILEEALDSMGVKVWPEVYFEADDALASAAAKAANDERVEQVLICTPDKDLGQCVAGNRVVQLDRRRDILRDEAGVVEKFGVRPQSIPDYLAVVGDSADGYPGVAGWGLKAATLVLSQYPHLEDIPKDSQAWHPSIKRARALSESLFSAWDDALLFRTLATLRLDVPVFESVEDLRWKGPRPNFEETCRRIKAPELARRVGSVTPLD
- a CDS encoding DUF2721 domain-containing protein, with protein sequence MTDIARLFQAFLAPAIFVSATALLALSINVRLMGIVSRLRQYVHARHDAAKNGRLQEADAYTAQITLIEERASMIRRCFLLVLIALAATLGSCLLLGLGLYWQQAAEGAVIIFVLAMLSLLSGTFYYIREVSVSLSSVRLEASDSRFMDLGSQPEVGRRDPL
- a CDS encoding threonine/serine dehydratase, producing the protein MVSLKDIQNARLLLREVAVRTPLVLCKLPNDPQMQKNDRQIFIKPENLQPVGSFKLRGAYNKISSLSAEERKRGVVAHSSGNHAQGVAFAARALGVKATIVMPAAAPKIKLDATRAMGAEVVLVGPISDDRIKKAEELERDRGLVPVPPYDDEKIVAGQGTIGLEIFEDMADVELVLVPVGGGGLISGVATAIKESKPKAKVIGVEPEFAADAQASLRSGKIQSISGESAARTAADGLRSQSIGEINFEHIRKYVDEIITVTEDEIRRAMRRLLFSARVLAEPSGAVTTAAAMFHADELPAGKTVAVLTGGNIEPQLFSDIILQTV